The region GGGACACCGCGGGGCTGCACGCGATGCTGCCGCTGCCCGCCCGCGAGGTGGCCCCGGTGGTCGCCGAGGCCGCCGCCCGCGGCGTGGTGGTCGACGACACCGGCCGCACCAGCCACGGCGAGCCGACCGTGCACGGCCTGGTCCTGGGCTACGGCTCGGCGTCCCCACCCCAGCTGCGACGCGGCTGCGCCGTGCTCGCCGGCATCCTCGACCGCCGCCTCGGCCCCGCCTGACCCGCTCCGGTCCGGCCGGTCCGCGCGTCCCGCGGCACGAGGTGCGGCCTCACCCGCCGGCCCGTGTCATCGCCCCTTCGCTCATCGGGGCCTCAGGAGTGATCCCGCCCGGGCGACGACCTCCCGGCGGCCGCCGTCGGGGCCCACCCGCCAGGCGGTGAACCCGCCGCACACGATGCACCCCGGTGCGCAACCACGGCTCGGAGTGGCTGACGCCGTACGTCCAGGGGCGTACATATCCGGACATGGCCAGGGGCAGGTCGGAACCGTCGGGGACATGGGGCCTCCAAGGTCGGGAAGGCGATTCCAGAGGGGCCGGTCGGCGGGCCCGGGTCGACGGGGGCGGGTTGGTAAGGCTAACCTCAGGGACGTTCGTGCTCGTTCGTCCGATCCGAGAAGAGTGCCCCGTGCGTGTCGAGAACCCCGCCCACCGCGCGATCATGCGCGCCCGCGTCGTGCGCACCGAGCGGGTCACCAAGCACTTCATCAACATCACCCTGGGCGGGGAGGAGCTCGCGGACTTCGAGTTCCTGGGCCGCGACCAGTTCGTGCGCCTGTTCCTGACCCGCCCCGGCCAGGACCGCCTGCACCTGCCCACCGCCACCGACCGCCGCTGGGTGTCGCAGCTGTACGACATGCCCAAGGAGCGCCAGCCCTACGTGCGCAACTACTCGGTGCGCCGGTTCGACGCCCCGGCCCGGGAGATGGACATCGAGTTCGTCGACCACGGCGAGGGCGGCCCGGCCTCGGCGTGGGCGCGGGCGGCGCGGCCCGGAGACGAGATCGGCCTGCTCACCGACGGCGTCTACTACCTGCCCTCCCCCGGCGCCGGGTTCCAGCTGCTGGTGGGCGACGAGAGCGCGCTCCCGGCGCTCGTGTCGACCCTGGAGCAGGCGCCCGAGACCCTCAGGGCCCGCGTGTACCTGGAGGTGCCCTCGGCCGACGACGTCCGCCCGCTGCGGTCGCTGCCGGGGGTCGAGGTGCACTGGCTGCCCCGCGCCGACCCGCACGCGGTGCCCGGCCGCCTGGCCCTGGAGGCGGTGCGCGCCGCCGAGCTGCCGCAGGAGCGCCTGTACTGCTTCGTCGCCGGGGAGAACGCGCTGCCCACCGAGCTGCGCCGCCACCTGGTGCGCGAGCGGGGCGTGGCCAAGGACGACATCACCTTCATCGGCTACTGGAAGCACGGCCAGGCGGTGACCGACTGACCGGACGCACAGAGCCGCACTGGTTTACCCGGCGAAGGTAAAATTATTCTCTTCGAGGCTCCTGTGTGTCTGAAATGTTATGTAATGACCTACTCTGATGCCTGGTGCGCCGCACGGCGCCCCGAGCCAGGCCCCGAGGAGGTCACGTGGCATCCGGCCGACACAGCACCCGCACCGCTCCCCGCCCCTACAGGAAGTGGGCGGCCTTCGGCGCCGCCGCGGCGGTGATCGCCGCCGGCTACGCGGTCGCGGGCGCCGCCGACGCCCCCGCGCCCGGCCCCGGCGCCTCCCTGTGCCGGGCCGCGGACGACAAGCGCGAGATGCGCGGCGCCTGGCTGACCACCGTCGGCAACATCGACTGGCCCTCCGAGCCCGGCCTGTCCGCCGAGGAGCAGCAGGCGGAGCTGGACGCGCGCCTGGACGAGGCCGCCGAGCTGGGCCTGAACACCGTGTTCCTGCACGTGCGCCCCACCACCGACGCCGTCTACGAGTCCGACCTGGAGCCCTGGTCGCGCTACCTCACCGGCGAGCAGGGCGGCGACCCCGGCTACGACCCGCTGGAGTACGCCGTCGCCGGGGCCCACGAACGCGGCCTGGAGCTGCACGCCTGGTTCAACCCCTACCGCGTCGGCATCTCCTCCGACCTGGAGACCCTCGCCGACGACCACCCCGTCAAGGAGCACCCCGACTGGATGGTCCGCTACGGCGGCGAGGGGTTCCTCGACCCCGGCAACCCCGAGGTGCGGGCCTGGGTCACCGACGTGATCATGGACGTGGTCGAGCGCTACGACATCGACGGCGTCCACTTCGACGACTTCTTCTACCCCTACCCCAAGGACGGCGAGGAGTTCGACGACGACGCCTCCTGGGAGGCGCACGGCGGGGACTTCGACGACCGCGACGACTGGCGCCGCGACAACGTCAACCGGTTCGTCGCCGGGATCCACGAGCGCATCGAGGAGGAGAAGCCCTGGGTCCGGTTCGGTATCTCCCCGTTCGGGATCTGGCGCAACGCGGGCAGCGACCCCGCCGGGTCGGACACCGACGGCCTGGAGTCCTACGCCGCCCAGCACGCCGACACCCGCACCTGGATCCAGGACGGCACCATCGACTACGTGGTCCCGCAGCTGTACTGGGAGCGCGGGTTCGCCGCGGCCGACTACGAGGTCCTCACCGACTGGTGGGCCGACCAGGTGGAGGGCACCGGCGTGGACCTGTACATCGGCCAGGCCGCCTACCGGGCGGGCGAGCCCGGCTGGCGCGGCGAGAGCGCCCTGTCCGACCAGCTCGACTACTCCGACAGCGTCGAGCAGGTGGGCGGCGACGTGTACTTCTCCTTCACGTCGCTCACCGAGGAGGCCGCGGAGGCGTTCGGCCACCTGCGCGAGGAGTACTACTCCGACCCGGCGCTGCCGCCCGTGGCGGACGTGGCCCCCGACACCGACCCCGAGGTCGGGGAGGTGCGCGGCCTGAGCGCCGAGACCGGCGAGGACGGCACCGAGCTGTCCTGGAAGGAGCTGGACGGGGCCCGCTCCTACGCGGTCTACCGCGTCGGCGCCGACCAGGCCGAGGCCGTGGCCTCCGGGGACATCGAGGACGTGTGCGAGGCGCTGACCGCCGACGCCCTGCTCGGGGTCACCGGCACCACCTCCTGGACCGACCGCTCCGACGGGGAGGGCGCCTACGTCGTGACCGCCCTGGACCGGTACCGGATCGAGGGACCCGCGGCGGACCCGGTGGACCCGCGCCTGTGACGGCTCCCCGCCCGTGACCGGGGGCGCGGCCGCGGCGGGAGGGCCGTCCCCTCGGGGGACCTCCCGCCGGCCGCCCCGGTCAGACCGCGCCGGCGAGGTCGCGGACGAGGACGCGCAGCACCTCGGCCCGGTGCCGGACGGGGAAGAAGTGGCCGCCGGGCAGCACCTCCAGGACGTGCCCGCGCGTGGTGAGATCGCCCCAGCGGTCCACCTCGGCGGGTGGGACCGAGGGGTCGTCGGCCCCGGCCAGCGCCGTAATGGGCACGTCCAGGGGTTCGGGGGCGGCGGGCCGGTAGGCGTCGACGAGCCGGTAGTCGCCGCGCACCGAGGGCAGCACCAGGGACCGCAGGTCGAGGTCGTCCAGCAGGCCGGGGGGCGTGCCGCCGAGCTTTTCGATGACGGCGACCAGGCCGTCGTCGTCCAGCAGGTGGACGCCGGAGGCGGGCCCCTCCCGGCCGGGGGCGCGCCGCGCCGACGCGAACAGGCGCACCGGCGGGCCCAGCGGACCGCCTGCCAGGCGGCGGGCCGCCTCGTAGGCGACCAGCGAGCCCATGCTGTGGCCGAGCAGCGCGTACGGGCCGGTCAGGTGGCCCTCCAGGGCCGCCGCGGCCCCCGCCGCCAGGTCCTCCAGCCGCGCGGCCAGGGGCTCGCCGAACCGGGTCTCCCGGCCGGGGTACTGCACGACGACCGACGCGAACCCCTCCGGCAGGCCTGTCGCCCACTCCCGGTAGAAGTTGGCCGTCCCGCCCGCGTGCGGGAAGAGCACCACCGTCAGCCGGGCCCCGGGCCTGGCATGGAAACGGCGCAGCCAGGGCGTCCCCGTGTCGGGAACGGTCATCGCGGCCCACCGACCTCTCGTCTCGGCGCGTTCGGGGCGGGTCCCCGGCGCGTCCGCCCAGCCTGCCACCGGCCGCCCGACCGCCCACCACCGCCCCCTCGGCCGTGCACGCGGACCGGGGTCCGGAGCACCCGCGTGCGGGGCGCCCCCGGCGGGGCCGCGGTCAGGGCCGGGAGTGCGGCGGGCCGTCCGCGGGCCGCGGCACGGGTCAGGTCCTGCCGGCCGCCCCGAGAAAGGTGAGAACGGCGCGGACACGGCGGTTGCCGTCGGCGTCGGCCTCGATGCCGAGCTTCGCGAAGATCGCCGTGGTGTGCTTGCTGATCGCCCCCTCGCTGAGGAAGAGGCGCCGGGCGATGGCCTGGTTCGACAGCCCCTCGGCCATCAGCGCGATGACGTCGCGCTCGCGGGCGGTGAGGGCGTCCAGGGGCGACGCGGAGCCCGCGTTCATGATCTTCGCGACGACGGCGGGGTCGAGGGAGGTGCCGCCGCGGGCGACCCGTTCCACCGCCTCGATGAACTGGTCGGCGTCGAACACCCGGTCCTTCAGGAGGTATCCCACGCCGCCGCCTCCCGCGGCGAGCAGCTCGCGCGCGTAGAGCTGTTCGATGTGCTGGGACAGGATGAGCACCGGCAGGCCCGGCTGTCCGCGGCGCGCCTCCAGCGCGACCTGGAGGCCCTCGTCGGAGAAGGTGGGCGGCAGCCTGACGTCGACGACGGCCACGTCTGGCCGGTGCTCGGCGAGCAGCCGCAGAGCGGTCGGCCCGTCACCCGCGGAGGCCACGACCTTGTGTCCGTAAGCCTCCAACAGCCGAACCAGGCCGTCCCGCAGGAGGTAGAGGTCTTCTACTACGACGATGCGCACGGCACCTCCACGGTGATACGGGTGGGTCCGCCGGGCGGGCTGTCGATCCGGAGGACACCGTCGAATGCGTTGAGGCGGGTCCTGAGCCCCGCCAGCCCCGATCCGGCACCGGCGCGGGCCCCTCCGCGGCCGTCGTCGGCGACGGTGACGGCGACGCCCTGGCGGGTGCGGTCGATGGTGATGTCGATGGCCGACCCGTGCGAGTGCTTCACGGCGTTGGTCACGAGTTCGGCGGTGGCGAAGTACAGACCGGACTCGATCGGCGTCTCCAACCGGTGCTCCAGCGTGGAACGGACCTCGGTCCGCAGGGGCGCGTCCAGGGCGAGCGCGCGGATCGCGTCGACGAGCCCGCGTTCGGCGAGGACCGGCGGGACGATCCCCCGCGCGAGCTCCCGGAGCTCGCGCAGGGCGGCCAGCGAGTTCTCCCGGGTCTGCCTCAGCAGCTCCCTGACCTCGGTCTGGTCGTCGTCCAGCAGCCGCTCGGCCGCGCTGAGCGAGAGGCCGATGGAGACGAGCCGCGCCTGGGCCCCGTCGTGGAGGTCGCGCTCGATCCGGCGCAGCTCGGCCTCCTGCGCGTGGGTGAGGTCGGCCCGCCCCTGGACCAGCGCGGCGATCCTCGCGGCGAACCGCGCGGGGGCCGACGGGCCGAGGAGGCGCCGGGCCGAGGGGACGGCGACCCGCCATCCCACCGGGAGGAGGAGCACTCCGAGGAGCGCGACCGCCACGGCCACGGGTGTTCCGGCCCAGTCCGGCACCGGCGGGGGCGGCGACCACCGCCGCACCACCGCGGCGGCCCCCGCGGCCGTCAGCGCCAGCGGGGCCGCCGCTGCCGCCCCGGCGGTGAACGGGGCGGCCAGGAGCCACAGCATGTCGCGCCAGGCGGCGGGGTCGTACACCCGGGACAGGATCCACCGGTGGAACAGCGAGACCCAGCGGAACCTCTGGTAGTCGTACCCGTTCCACCAGTAGCGCGTCGCCATCCTGGTCACCGGGACCAGGGGCCGGTAGGAGTCGGGGATCGCCGTTCCGGTCCAGCGCAGGACCAGCGACCGCACGGCGCCGCAGACGGGGCGTGGGAACACCACGAGGCAGGGCACCGCCACGCCGAAGACGCACCAGAAGGTCCCGAACGCACTGCCCGTCAGCCGGAGGAAGAAGAACGCGGCGGCCACCCATATCCCGGGGACGAACGCGGTGAGCACGAGGAGAACGGAGGAGCGCACCGCCCCCTGGGCGAAAGGGCGCGCGACGGCGAGGAGGGGTCCGCCGGGGGGCCGGTCCATGCTCTTCTCCGGTTCTCCGGCCGGGGGGCGCGGGTCCCGCCGCGGCCGTGGACGGGGGCGTTTCTCGGGACGGGCGGTCCCGGCCGACCGACGCCCGGTGCGGCGCGGCCCGGCCGCCCACCGCCATTCTCCCGGGCGGCCCCGCCGAGCGCATCCGTCCGGAGCAAGTGTGGGTCCAGACCCACCCCGGACCGGGGCCGGGACGGATTCCCGCGCGGACGGGTGGTCCCTAGCCTCGGTTCAGGGCCGCTGGAGACCCCGGGGCCCGGCTCTTCCGCCCCTGCTCCTCCGCCCCCGGTGCCGACGCGTACGGCGGTGCCCCTTCGCGACGCCGCGCAACGGCGCCGGACCGCCCCGCGTGGCCACCCCCCGGCGTGCCCGCGGACCCGGGCGGCCCCTCCCGCGCCACGACCCCCGAGGAGAAACGAACCATGTCCCTGCCCACCGGTGCCCCGGCCGTGCGGTCCGCGGGCGTCCCGCGGCTGCTCTACCTTGACAACCTGCGCACCGCCCTGACGGTGCTGGTGGTGCTGCACCATGCCGCCATCGCCTACAGCAACGTGCCGCGCTGGTACTACCTGGAGCCGGCCGCCGACCCCTCCGGGATGTTCTTGGACCTGATGCTGGTGTTCGACCAGGCGTTCTTCATGGGTGCGTTCTTCCTCATCGCGGGCCTGTTCCTCCCGGGCTCCCACGACCGCAGGGGCGGCCGGGGCCTCCTCGGGGAACGCCTGCTGCGTCTGGGGATCCCGCTGCTGGCCTGGCTGCTGTTGCTGCGCCCTCTGGTGACGGTGGGCGAGTACACGGCGGAGAGGGACGCGGCCCTCGCAGAAGGGAGCGCGCTGCCCTACTGGGAGTACTACCTGACCTCGCTCACCCCGGGGCCGATGTGGTTCGTGGAGGTGCTGTTCGTGTTCAGCGCGCTCTACGTCCTGTGGCGGTACCTGACGCGCGGAGGCCGGGGCGCGGACCGGCCGTCGCCGGAACCGGGGCGGGCGCCCGGCCCGGTCGCGGTCGCGGGCTTCGTCCTTGGGCTGGGCCTCGCCGGTTACGGGTGGCGGATCTGGCTGCCGATGGACGCCGGGTTCCTGGGCCTGCCCACCCCCGCCTACCTGCCGCAGTACGCGGCGCTGTTCACCGTGGGGGTGCTCGCGGCCCGGCGCGGCCTGCCGGCGGGCCTGTCCGGGAAAGCCGGACGGGCGGGGTTCGCCGCGGCGGGCGCGGCCGCGGCGGCGATCCTCGTCCTCATCGTCGGCTCCTCCGGGGGAACGGAGTTCCTGGGCGGCGGGACCTGGCAGTCCCTGGTGATGGCGGTCTCCGAGTCGGTACTGGCCGTCGGGCTCATCACGGGCCTGCTGGTGCTGTTCCGGGACCGCCTGGACCGCCAGGGGGCCTTCGGGCGGTTCCTGTCGGAGCACGCCTTCACCGTGTACGTGGTCCACCCGGTCGTGCTGGTGGCCCTGGGATACGCGTTCAGCGTGGTGCAGGCGCCGGCCGTGGCGAAGTTCGCGCTGGTGGCGGCCCTGGGGCTGCCGCTCTGCTGGATGCTGGCCTTTCCCGTCCGTGCGCTGCCGGGGGCCCGGAAGGTGCTCTGAGCCCGCCGCCCGGCCCCGGCGGGCCCGGACTCCGCCGGAACCCGCGCCCCGCACGGCCGGCCGGCGCGGTGCCCGCCGGGCCGGGGCTCAGGCGGTGCCCTGCCAGCTGCGCCACAGGTCGGCGTAGCGGCCGCCGGCCGCCACCAGGTCGGCGTGCGGCCCCTGCTCGACGACGCGGCCGCGGTCCATCACCACCACCCGGTCGGCGGCCTGCGCCTGGGTCAGCCGGTGCGCCACCACCAGTGTGGTGCGGCCCTCGGTGGCCGCCAGGGAGGCCCGCTCCAGGCGGCGCGCACCCGCGCTGCCCGCTTCAGCGGTGGCCTCGTCCAGCACCGCGACCGGCGGGTCGGCCAGCACCATCCGGGCCAGCGCCAGGTGCTGGGCCTGTTCGGCGGTGAGCGGGTGGCCGCCCTCGCCGACCACGGTGTCCAGCCCCTCGGGCAGCGCCCGCACCCAGCCGAGCGCGTCCACCCGCTCCAGCGCGGCCTCCGCCTCGGCGGCGTCCGCCCCGGGGCGGGCCAGCCGCAGGTCCTCCAGCAGGGTCCCGGCGAACACGTGGGTCTCCTGGCTGACCAGGTACACGTGCCCGCGCAGCAGGCGCTCGCCCAGGTCGGCCAGAGGCACCCCGCCCAGGTACACCTCGCCCGTGTCGGGGACGCGCAGGCCCGTGATCACCGCCGCCAGCGTGCTCTTGCCCGCGCCGCTGGCGCCCACCAGCGCCACCCGTTCCCCGGGGGCGATCTCCAGCGAGACCCCGTCCAGGGCGGGCGGGGTGTCGGGGCCGTACCGGTGCGCGACCTCCTTGACCCGCACCGACGCGTCCTGCGGCTCGCGCGGCCGTTCCGGCTCGGGGGCCTCGGGCAGGTCCACCACCCCGGCGAGCCGGGCCAGGCTCGCCCCGGCCGACTGCACCTCGTTGAAGTTCATGACCAGGAACATCATCGGGCCGAACAGCCGGTGGAAGTACAGCGCCGCGGCGGTGACCGCGCCCACCGTCACGAGTTCGCCGCGCACCAGCCAGAACCCGGCGACCAGCACCGCCGTCAGCCCCACGCACTCCGCGCCGTTGAGCCGCGACCCGAACCGGGTGAGCAGCCGGAACACCGACAGCGTGATGTCCATGGCCGCCAGGGACCGGTCGGAGACCCGCCCCTCGTGCTCCTCCTCGCGCCGGTAGGCGCGCACCGCCGACCGCCCGCGCAGCGCGCCCATCATGGCGTGCGACCGCTCGCCCATCGCGATCCGCTCGCGGGCGTAGTAGGGGCCCGAGAGCGGCAGGTACCAGCGGGCCGCCCACACGTAGACCGGCAGGGCGCACAGCCCGGCCAGGCCCAGCCGCCAGTCCAGGGCGGTCATCCCGGCCGCCGTCGACAGCACCATGGCCAGCGCGATCACCACGTCGGGGCCGTTGCGGGCGATGCCGGTGGTGACCACTGCGACGTCGTCGCCCACCCGGGACAGCAGGTCGCCGATGCGCACCCGCTCCACCTGAGCGGCGGGCATGTGCAGGACCCGGTCCATGACCCGCTCGCGCAGCCGCGCCAGGATCCGCTCCCCGGCCCGTGTCACCAGCCAGGCGCCCGCCCCGGTGAGCAGGCCCCCGAGCAGTGCCGCCGCGGCGATGATCCCGGCCGCGCGCAGCACCGCGTCCAGTCCGGCGCCGCCGGAGATGTCGTCGACCATGGTGCCCAGCGTCCAGGGGGCGACCAGGCCGACCGCGCTGCCCGACAGCACCACGACCAGGGACAGGGGCGTGCCCCAGCCGCTGCGCCGCACCCCGTCGCCGAGCACCGCCCAGGTGCGCCGGGCCGACGCGGTGGGCAGCAGGTCCGCGTGTTCGTCGATCGCGCTCACGCGGTCACCGTCCTTTCCGTGCCCGGCGCGCCCGCGCCCGGGGAACCTGCCTCTGTGCCCGGCGCCCCGCCCCGGGCGGGTCCGCCGTCCGCCGCCGTGCCCGGGAGGGCGGGACCGCGGGGTGGTGCCGCCACGCGGCGGGGCACGCCGCGGCCGGGCCGTGCCGCCGGACCGCGGTGGCGCGTCGCCGCGCGGGGGAAACTCCCGGCTGAGCGGGAGGGAAGGGGAGTCACCGCAGGACCGCCTCGGCGTAGGCGGGGTCCCGGCCGACCAGCTCGGCGTGGGTGCCCACGGTCCGGACGCGCCCCTCCTCCAGGACGACCACCCGGTCGGTGCGGGAGAGCAGCGCCGGGCTGGCGGCCACCACGAGGGTGGCCCCCGCCGGGGCGCGGTCGGCGCGGGCCCGGGTCAGTCCGCGGGCGATCGCCTCCTCGGTGACCGCGTCCACGGCGGTGGTGGGGTCGTGCAGGACCAGCACCGGCGGGTCCGCGGCCAGGGCGCGCGCCAGGGCGGCGCGCTGGCGCTGCCCGCCGGACAGGTTCGCGGCCCGGTCGGCGATGGGCCGGTCCAGGCCCTGGGCGTGCCCGGTGACCAGGTCCTCGGCCCCGGCGGCGCGCAACGCCTCGCGCAGGTGCGCCTCGTCGCGGTCGCCGCCGGTGGCCAGGTTGGTGCGCAGCGTGCCCTCGAACAGGGTCGCCCCGTGCTCCTCCACCAGGACGGCGGCGCGCAGCGCGGCCAGGTCGAGCTCGTGCACGGGCACTCCGCCCACCGCGGCCCGGCCCTCCTCGACGTCCTCGGGGACGGCCCGGCCCGACAGCAGCTCCAGCAGCGCCTCGGCGTCGCGCGGGTCGGTGGCCAGCACGCCCACGGTCTCGCCCGGGGCCAGCCGCAGGTCGACCCCGCGCAGGGTGCGGTAGGCGACCCCGTCCAGTTCCACCACGGGCTCGGCCGGGACCGGCCGCTCGCCGGGGGTGACGGCGGCGGGGGCGGTCAGCAGCCGCACCAGGCGGCGGGCCGAGGCGCGGGAGGTGGCGAAGAGCTGGCCGACCATGCCCAGGCCCTGGACGGGTTCGGCCAGGAACTGGGCCAGGCCCACCACGGTGATGAGCTCGCCGATGGTCAGCCGCCCCTCCAGCGCCATCCAGCCGGCGACCGCGGCCACGCACGCCAGGAACAGCACGCCCGCGGCCGACACCATGCCGCGGTACACGCCGTTGCTGGCCGCGGCCGACACCGAGGCGGTGAGGGCGACGCCGCTGGCCCGGCGGTAGCGGTCAGCGGCGGCGCGGCGGGCGCCCATGCCCATGAGCACGCGCAGGCCGCCGACCAGGTCGGTGGCCAGGGCGGTGGCCCCGGCGGCGGTGGCCTGCTTGGCCTCGCTGCGCCGGGTGATGCGGGCGGCGGGGAAGCGCAGCAGCAGCATCATCAGCGGCACCCCGACCAGGACGCCGATCCCCAGGGGGACGTCGATGGCCAGCAGGGCGACGGTGGTGACGGTGATCGCGCTGCCCATGGCGATGAGCCCGATCCAGGCGCGCACGTACTGGGACGCCTGCTCGGCGTCGGAGGTGGCCACGGACAGCAGTTCCCCGGCGCGCAGTCCGCTGCGCTCCCCGCGCGGGTCCAGGGCCCGGCGGGCGGCCTCCACCCGCAGCAGGTGGGCCTCGTTCTCGGCGGCCCGCATGGAGAACCGGGCGCCGATGCGGTAGGCGAGGGCCAGCACCGTGAACAGGGCGGCCATGCCCAGGACGCACAGGGCCAGGGCGCCGACGTCGCCGGTGAAGACGGCCCGGTCGATGGTGACGCCGATGGCCACGGGGACCAGGGCCTCGGCGAGCTGGTGCAGGGAGTGCAGGGCGGTGGCGCAGGCGGCGTCGCGGCGGTTGCGGCGCAGGGTGCGCCGGCCCAGGGCGCGGACGTCGGCGGGGACGCCGTCGGGGGTGCGCGCGTCGGCGGGGGCGTCGGCGGTTGCGCTCACGCGGCCGTCCCGTCCGGGCCGGGGCGTACGCCCGCCCTTGAACATGTGGTCATCCGATCGTCCCATTCCCTGTCGTCGTGCCGCGAACAGGCTAGCCAGGCCCGGACACCGCCGCGAACGCGCCCCCGCGGGGCACGGGAGGGCCCCGTGGGTCCGGCCCGCAGCGGCCCCCGTCGACCATGACCCACGTCACACGCGCGCCGGCGCGCGGGGCACCGGCCGTGCCGGAACCGCCCGCGGGCGGGGCTCACCGCATCGCCGACCCCGCGGCGCGCCGTTCATCCCGGTTTGCACCCACCCCGGAGTCCATCACTATGATTCACCTTAGGCAAGCCTAAGCTGACCGTGACCTTCCCGAGAATGATGAGGCTCCATGAACCGTGGCCCGCTGACCCGCGGCGGCGCGATCGCCGCCGGCGCGCTCTCCGTCCTGATGCTCGCCGCCTGCGGCGGCGGGGCGGCCGAGGAGCCCGACTCCCCCTCCGGCGGGGCCGCCGAGGGCTACCCCGTCACCGTCCCGACCCTCTTCGGGGACGTCACCGTCGAGGACCGCCCCGAGAACGTGGTGGCCATGGGCTGGTCCGACGCCGAGACCGCGCTCGCCCTGGGCGTGCAGCCGGTCGGCGTCGCCGACTGGCAGGCCTACGGCTCCCCCGGCGTCGGCCCCTGGGCCGCCGACCTGTTCGACTCCGAGCCCGCCCAGCTGGCCACCCTGGAGCCGAACCTGGAGGAGATCGCGGCCCTGGAGCCCGACGTCATCCTCGACACCCGCTCCGACAACAGCCGGGAGCGCTACGACCTGCTCTCCCCGGTCGCCCCGGTGATCGGCCCGCCGCCCGGCGTGGAGGTCACCTACGGCACCACCTGGCAGGAGCAGACCCGCCAGGTCGCGCTGGCCCTGAACGAGGAGGAGCGCGGCGAGGAGCTGGTCTCCGAACTGGAGGGGGAGTTCGAGGCCCTGCGCGAGGAGAACCCGGACTTCGCCGACGTCACCATCGCCGTGGGCGCCTACTTCGACGGCCAGTACGGCGCCTACGTGCCCGGCGACAGCCGCGTCGACGTGCTCCAGGACCTGGGCTTCGAGTACAAGTCCGAGATCACCGACATGGCCGACGGCGCGTTCTACGTCGACCTCAGCCCGGAGCTGGTGGAGGTCCTGGACGCCGACCTGACCATCGTCTTCCCGATCGGCGACGTCGCCGAGACGCTGAAGGAGGACCCGGTCCTGCAGGGCATCGGCTCCGCGCAGGACGAACGCCTCATCATCCTGGACGACCCGGAGCTGGCCAACGCCTTCTCCAGCGGCTCCACCCTGGGCGTCTCCTACGCCCTGGAGGGCATCGTCCCCCTCATCCACGAGGCGCTCGGCCGGGAGTGACGTCCTCCGCGAGCGCGCGGGGGCCCCGGGGCGTCCGCCCCGGGGCCCCCGGCGTTCCGGCCGGGTCCGCGCTTGACCCGACACGTGCCCGCACGTGGGGGTCCGCTGCCGGCGGGCGCACTAACGTCGCGGCATGAGCAACGCCCGCGTCCCGTCCCGCCGCGCCCGGAGGGTCCGCGCGGCCCTGCGCCGCCCCGCCGCGGCGACCGCGGTAGGCATCCTGATACTCCTGGCCGCCACGGCCTGCGCCCCGGACCGGGCCCCCGAACCGGAGCAGGCGGGCTTCGCCCCCTCCTCCGACCTGCTCACCATCGACGCCGACAACGGCGACCTGCGCGTCTCCCCCGGCGACGTCGACGAGGTCGAGGTGACCCGCTGGATCTCCTCCGGCTCCCTGCTGGGCTCCCCCGAGGCCGACTGGGGCCTCACCGGCGACACCCTCCGGCTGCGCGTGCGCT is a window of Nocardiopsis changdeensis DNA encoding:
- a CDS encoding siderophore-interacting protein → MRVENPAHRAIMRARVVRTERVTKHFINITLGGEELADFEFLGRDQFVRLFLTRPGQDRLHLPTATDRRWVSQLYDMPKERQPYVRNYSVRRFDAPAREMDIEFVDHGEGGPASAWARAARPGDEIGLLTDGVYYLPSPGAGFQLLVGDESALPALVSTLEQAPETLRARVYLEVPSADDVRPLRSLPGVEVHWLPRADPHAVPGRLALEAVRAAELPQERLYCFVAGENALPTELRRHLVRERGVAKDDITFIGYWKHGQAVTD
- a CDS encoding glycoside hydrolase family 10 protein, which produces MASGRHSTRTAPRPYRKWAAFGAAAAVIAAGYAVAGAADAPAPGPGASLCRAADDKREMRGAWLTTVGNIDWPSEPGLSAEEQQAELDARLDEAAELGLNTVFLHVRPTTDAVYESDLEPWSRYLTGEQGGDPGYDPLEYAVAGAHERGLELHAWFNPYRVGISSDLETLADDHPVKEHPDWMVRYGGEGFLDPGNPEVRAWVTDVIMDVVERYDIDGVHFDDFFYPYPKDGEEFDDDASWEAHGGDFDDRDDWRRDNVNRFVAGIHERIEEEKPWVRFGISPFGIWRNAGSDPAGSDTDGLESYAAQHADTRTWIQDGTIDYVVPQLYWERGFAAADYEVLTDWWADQVEGTGVDLYIGQAAYRAGEPGWRGESALSDQLDYSDSVEQVGGDVYFSFTSLTEEAAEAFGHLREEYYSDPALPPVADVAPDTDPEVGEVRGLSAETGEDGTELSWKELDGARSYAVYRVGADQAEAVASGDIEDVCEALTADALLGVTGTTSWTDRSDGEGAYVVTALDRYRIEGPAADPVDPRL
- a CDS encoding thioesterase II family protein, which encodes MTVPDTGTPWLRRFHARPGARLTVVLFPHAGGTANFYREWATGLPEGFASVVVQYPGRETRFGEPLAARLEDLAAGAAAALEGHLTGPYALLGHSMGSLVAYEAARRLAGGPLGPPVRLFASARRAPGREGPASGVHLLDDDGLVAVIEKLGGTPPGLLDDLDLRSLVLPSVRGDYRLVDAYRPAAPEPLDVPITALAGADDPSVPPAEVDRWGDLTTRGHVLEVLPGGHFFPVRHRAEVLRVLVRDLAGAV
- a CDS encoding response regulator transcription factor, whose translation is MRIVVVEDLYLLRDGLVRLLEAYGHKVVASAGDGPTALRLLAEHRPDVAVVDVRLPPTFSDEGLQVALEARRGQPGLPVLILSQHIEQLYARELLAAGGGGVGYLLKDRVFDADQFIEAVERVARGGTSLDPAVVAKIMNAGSASPLDALTARERDVIALMAEGLSNQAIARRLFLSEGAISKHTTAIFAKLGIEADADGNRRVRAVLTFLGAAGRT
- a CDS encoding sensor histidine kinase is translated as MDRPPGGPLLAVARPFAQGAVRSSVLLVLTAFVPGIWVAAAFFFLRLTGSAFGTFWCVFGVAVPCLVVFPRPVCGAVRSLVLRWTGTAIPDSYRPLVPVTRMATRYWWNGYDYQRFRWVSLFHRWILSRVYDPAAWRDMLWLLAAPFTAGAAAAAPLALTAAGAAAVVRRWSPPPPVPDWAGTPVAVAVALLGVLLLPVGWRVAVPSARRLLGPSAPARFAARIAALVQGRADLTHAQEAELRRIERDLHDGAQARLVSIGLSLSAAERLLDDDQTEVRELLRQTRENSLAALRELRELARGIVPPVLAERGLVDAIRALALDAPLRTEVRSTLEHRLETPIESGLYFATAELVTNAVKHSHGSAIDITIDRTRQGVAVTVADDGRGGARAGAGSGLAGLRTRLNAFDGVLRIDSPPGGPTRITVEVPCASS
- a CDS encoding acyltransferase family protein; this translates as MSLPTGAPAVRSAGVPRLLYLDNLRTALTVLVVLHHAAIAYSNVPRWYYLEPAADPSGMFLDLMLVFDQAFFMGAFFLIAGLFLPGSHDRRGGRGLLGERLLRLGIPLLAWLLLLRPLVTVGEYTAERDAALAEGSALPYWEYYLTSLTPGPMWFVEVLFVFSALYVLWRYLTRGGRGADRPSPEPGRAPGPVAVAGFVLGLGLAGYGWRIWLPMDAGFLGLPTPAYLPQYAALFTVGVLAARRGLPAGLSGKAGRAGFAAAGAAAAAILVLIVGSSGGTEFLGGGTWQSLVMAVSESVLAVGLITGLLVLFRDRLDRQGAFGRFLSEHAFTVYVVHPVVLVALGYAFSVVQAPAVAKFALVAALGLPLCWMLAFPVRALPGARKVL